Proteins co-encoded in one Nocardioides sp. genomic window:
- a CDS encoding 4-hydroxy-3-methylbut-2-enyl diphosphate reductase gives MSTDLGTPQVLSPDEAERAVLLAAPRGYCAGVDRAVITVEKALDLYGAPVYVRKQIVHNKHVVADLESRGAIFVEELDEVPEGQTVVFSAHGVSPAVHAQAQERSLKTIDATCPLVTKVHHEAKRFAGDDYDILLIGHEGHEEVEGTAGEAPEHIQLVQGPGDVDKIVVRDPAKVAWLSQTTLSVDETMETVAAIRERFPLLLDPPSDDICYATQNRQLAIKEIARDADLVIVVGSGNSSNSVRLVEVALEAGAKSSYRVDDASEIDEAWLDGVRTVSVTSGASVPEGLVDGVLSFLAERGYPDAKAVHSAEESLIFALPPELRKDLRAAGRS, from the coding sequence ATGAGCACTGACCTCGGCACCCCGCAAGTCCTGAGCCCGGACGAGGCCGAGCGGGCCGTCCTGCTCGCGGCGCCTCGTGGCTATTGCGCCGGCGTCGACCGGGCCGTGATCACGGTCGAGAAGGCGCTCGACCTCTATGGCGCACCGGTCTATGTCCGCAAGCAGATCGTGCACAACAAGCACGTGGTCGCGGATCTGGAGTCTCGGGGTGCGATCTTCGTCGAGGAACTCGACGAGGTGCCCGAGGGGCAGACGGTCGTGTTCTCCGCCCACGGTGTCTCCCCGGCGGTGCACGCCCAGGCGCAGGAGCGGAGTCTGAAAACCATCGACGCGACCTGTCCGCTGGTGACGAAGGTGCACCACGAGGCCAAGCGCTTCGCCGGCGACGACTACGACATCTTGCTGATCGGACACGAGGGTCACGAGGAGGTCGAGGGGACCGCGGGCGAGGCGCCCGAGCACATCCAACTCGTGCAAGGCCCGGGTGACGTCGACAAGATCGTCGTACGCGATCCCGCCAAGGTGGCGTGGCTGTCCCAGACCACGCTCAGCGTCGACGAGACCATGGAGACGGTCGCGGCGATCCGCGAACGCTTCCCACTTCTGCTCGACCCACCGTCGGATGACATCTGCTATGCCACTCAGAACCGCCAATTGGCGATCAAGGAGATCGCCCGTGACGCCGATCTGGTGATCGTGGTCGGCTCGGGCAACTCGTCCAACTCGGTACGCCTGGTAGAGGTCGCGCTCGAAGCCGGCGCCAAGTCTTCCTACCGCGTCGACGACGCGAGTGAGATCGACGAGGCCTGGCTCGATGGCGTGCGTACGGTCTCGGTCACGTCGGGGGCATCGGTGCCCGAGGGCCTGGTGGACGGCGTGCTGAGCTTCCTGGCCGAGCGCGGCTACCCCGACGCCAAGGCGGTGCATTCGGCGGAGGAGTCGTTGATCTTCGCCCTTCCGCCCGAGTTGCGTAAGGACCTGCGCGCGGCCGGGCGATCCTGA
- a CDS encoding L-threonylcarbamoyladenylate synthase, with product MARYVDLHPVDPQPRLVAQIVEALRDDALIAYPTDSGYALGCQLGNRAGRDRILRIRDLDDRHDFTLMCDSFAQMGQFVHIDNSAFRSIKAATPGPYTFILPATGEVPKRLMHPKKRTVGVRIPEHRVVHALLSALGEPMLTSTLILPGETEPRTMGWEIKEDLDHQVDIVIEAGETPAEPTTVVDWSQGYPEVMRRGAGDPDRFEE from the coding sequence ATGGCCCGATATGTCGACCTGCACCCGGTCGACCCGCAACCGCGTCTCGTCGCCCAGATCGTGGAGGCGCTGCGCGACGATGCGCTGATCGCCTATCCGACCGACTCGGGCTATGCGCTGGGGTGCCAACTGGGCAACCGTGCCGGCCGTGACCGGATCCTGCGGATCCGCGACCTCGACGACCGCCACGACTTCACGCTGATGTGCGACTCGTTCGCCCAGATGGGCCAGTTCGTGCATATCGACAACTCGGCGTTCCGGTCGATCAAAGCCGCCACTCCGGGGCCTTACACCTTCATCCTGCCCGCCACCGGGGAGGTGCCGAAGCGGTTGATGCACCCCAAGAAGCGCACCGTGGGAGTACGCATCCCCGAGCACCGGGTCGTCCACGCGTTGTTGAGCGCCCTCGGCGAGCCGATGCTCACCTCCACGCTGATCCTGCCTGGCGAGACCGAGCCGCGCACGATGGGGTGGGAGATCAAGGAAGACCTCGACCACCAGGTCGACATCGTCATCGAGGCCGGCGAGACACCCGCCGAGCCCACCACCGTGGTCGACTGGTCGCAGGGCTACCCCGAGGTCATGCGCCGCGGCGCTGGTGACCCGGACCGGTTCGAGGAATGA
- a CDS encoding DUF6542 domain-containing protein has translation MNESARSVTALGFALVLSAVAFNLVLTESLGVFFDLVFVSTCVLLAWVVRLEDFYRVTILPPLLMAGTFLLIAAVAPELIARADDNVLQALLSGLSDHALALVAGYALALGTIWWRLRQDHHVHVDPMAELGDTSEFVIPRTGPGHQRRGA, from the coding sequence ATGAACGAGTCCGCACGGTCGGTCACGGCGCTTGGTTTCGCGCTCGTGCTGTCGGCGGTCGCGTTCAATCTGGTGCTCACCGAGTCGCTGGGCGTCTTCTTCGACCTCGTGTTCGTGTCGACCTGTGTCCTGCTCGCCTGGGTGGTCCGACTCGAAGATTTCTACCGCGTCACCATCTTGCCGCCGTTGCTGATGGCCGGCACGTTCCTGCTCATCGCGGCGGTGGCTCCGGAGTTGATCGCGCGCGCCGACGACAACGTCCTGCAGGCGTTGCTGTCCGGGCTCTCCGACCATGCGCTGGCCCTGGTGGCGGGCTATGCGCTGGCGCTCGGCACGATCTGGTGGCGGCTGCGCCAGGACCACCATGTGCACGTGGACCCAATGGCCGAGCTCGGAGACACCTCCGAGTTCGTCATTCCTCGAACCGGTCCGGGTCACCAGCGCCGCGGCGCATGA
- a CDS encoding DNA recombination protein RmuC, translated as MQTYDMLLGLVLGALLGLALGGFAVARLLRASQPDPALEADVIRESLDRLYDQIRDQEHSRASWQGQFAEQVEQMRHATEGLGKETRSLTSALRKPQVRGRWGELHLRRAVELAGLVEHCDFTEQERLRDGAQRPDLVVRLAGERRIVVDAKVPLEGFLDATSAEDDALREHHLDRHARQLRTHIDSLGSKAYWRSLPESTEFVVLFVPAESFLSAGLERQRDLIEYAAGKDVILASPTTLIALLRTVAHGWRHEALSREAAQIHARGRELYERLGNFAGHLDQVGRSLNAAVGHYNHAMGSLESRVLVSARRFEDLSGPGASLETPRQVESAARRATRRGDDDPPRLAI; from the coding sequence ATGCAGACGTACGACATGCTCCTCGGCCTGGTGTTGGGCGCCCTCCTCGGGTTGGCGCTCGGTGGATTCGCGGTGGCGCGACTCTTGCGGGCCTCCCAACCAGACCCAGCGCTGGAAGCCGACGTGATCCGCGAGAGTCTCGACCGGCTCTACGACCAGATCCGGGACCAGGAGCACTCGCGTGCCTCCTGGCAGGGCCAGTTCGCCGAGCAGGTGGAGCAGATGCGTCACGCGACGGAAGGCCTGGGCAAGGAGACGCGCAGCCTGACCAGTGCGCTGCGCAAGCCGCAGGTGCGGGGCCGCTGGGGCGAGTTGCACCTGCGCCGTGCGGTCGAGCTGGCCGGACTGGTCGAGCACTGTGACTTCACCGAGCAGGAGCGGTTGCGCGACGGCGCTCAGCGCCCCGATCTGGTCGTACGCCTGGCAGGTGAGCGCCGGATCGTGGTCGATGCGAAGGTGCCACTCGAAGGATTCCTCGACGCGACGTCCGCCGAGGACGACGCGCTTCGCGAGCATCACCTCGACCGGCACGCGCGACAACTGCGCACCCACATCGACTCGTTGGGTTCCAAGGCCTATTGGCGCTCACTGCCCGAGAGCACCGAGTTCGTTGTGCTCTTCGTGCCCGCCGAATCGTTCCTGAGCGCCGGGCTGGAGCGGCAGCGGGATCTGATCGAGTACGCCGCGGGCAAGGACGTCATCTTGGCCTCCCCCACCACGCTGATCGCGCTGCTGCGCACGGTGGCGCACGGCTGGCGGCACGAGGCACTGAGCCGGGAGGCCGCCCAGATCCATGCGCGCGGACGGGAACTGTACGAACGCCTCGGCAACTTCGCCGGACATCTTGATCAGGTGGGTCGCTCCCTCAACGCCGCGGTAGGGCACTACAACCACGCGATGGGGTCACTGGAGTCCCGCGTACTGGTGTCGGCACGCCGATTCGAGGATCTTTCCGGGCCTGGGGCGAGCCTCGAAACACCCCGTCAGGTCGAGTCTGCCGCCCGGCGCGCCACCCGCCGAGGCGACGACGACCCGCCTAGGCTCGCGATATGA
- a CDS encoding exodeoxyribonuclease III has protein sequence MRLATWNVNSLRARIDRVEAFVQRHDIDVLALQETKAREDQVPLMGLQALGYDVALAGLNQWNGVAIVSRVGLDDIEVGFPDMPGWGEPVAAESRAIGATCGGVRVWSLYIPNGRKPDDPHYVYKLDWLARLRRAAQAWLDTDTILVGDWNVCPSDDDVFDPAQFRNSTHVTPAERAAFQALLEDGYAEVTRAHDPGYTYWDYYRQRFERDRGLKIDFALASPSVAARVTSARVDRAERDPAQGSGAPSDHAPVIVDIA, from the coding sequence GTGCGACTCGCGACCTGGAACGTCAACTCCCTGCGTGCGCGGATCGACCGCGTCGAGGCCTTCGTACAACGCCACGACATCGACGTGCTGGCGCTGCAGGAGACCAAGGCGCGCGAAGATCAGGTGCCGCTGATGGGGTTGCAGGCATTGGGGTACGACGTGGCGCTCGCCGGGCTCAACCAGTGGAACGGCGTCGCGATCGTCTCCCGCGTCGGGCTCGACGACATCGAGGTGGGCTTCCCGGACATGCCCGGCTGGGGCGAGCCGGTCGCGGCGGAGTCGCGCGCGATCGGCGCGACGTGTGGGGGCGTACGCGTGTGGTCGCTCTACATCCCCAACGGTCGCAAGCCCGACGACCCGCACTATGTCTACAAACTCGACTGGCTGGCCCGCCTTCGGAGGGCCGCGCAGGCCTGGCTGGACACCGACACGATCCTGGTCGGCGACTGGAACGTCTGTCCGAGCGACGACGACGTCTTCGACCCGGCACAGTTTCGCAACTCCACCCACGTCACTCCCGCCGAGCGGGCGGCGTTCCAGGCGTTGCTGGAGGACGGCTACGCAGAGGTCACCCGCGCCCACGACCCCGGCTACACCTATTGGGACTACTACCGGCAACGCTTCGAGCGAGATCGCGGGCTCAAGATCGACTTCGCGCTCGCGTCGCCGTCGGTGGCCGCCCGCGTGACTTCCGCACGGGTCGACCGGGCCGAACGCGACCCGGCCCAGGGGTCCGGCGCACCCTCGGATCACGCTCCGGTGATCGTCGACATCGCCTGA
- a CDS encoding class I SAM-dependent methyltransferase, producing the protein MSMRQPGSSSIEHADYWWFDARSGLLEAGLRDWLPTSGRLLDVGSADGPSARWLRGGLIRTAIDTDPRGLSAGQDVCASALALPFADETFDVVAAFDVIEHLDPEETGVAELARVLRPGGRLLVSVPAYQWAWSDHDVRAGHYRRYTRSRLEAAITRAGLRVERSSHAFALVFPMFAAERLLRRRRGPSPDRLPSVSPWQDRVLRGLCRVESRWLRRRDLAYGSSILLAATKP; encoded by the coding sequence ATGAGCATGCGGCAGCCGGGCTCGTCGTCGATCGAGCACGCCGACTATTGGTGGTTCGACGCACGCTCGGGACTCTTGGAGGCTGGCCTGCGCGACTGGCTGCCGACCTCGGGGCGTCTGCTCGACGTCGGCAGCGCCGACGGTCCGTCGGCGCGATGGTTGCGTGGCGGGCTGATCCGCACGGCGATCGACACCGATCCGCGCGGCTTGAGCGCCGGTCAGGATGTGTGCGCGTCGGCGTTGGCGTTGCCGTTCGCGGACGAGACCTTCGACGTGGTGGCGGCGTTCGACGTGATCGAGCATCTGGATCCGGAGGAGACCGGTGTCGCCGAACTCGCGCGGGTCTTGCGTCCGGGGGGACGGTTGCTGGTCAGCGTCCCGGCCTATCAGTGGGCGTGGAGCGACCATGACGTACGCGCGGGGCACTATCGCCGCTACACCCGCTCTCGGCTGGAGGCTGCGATCACTCGCGCCGGGCTGAGGGTGGAGCGGTCGTCGCATGCGTTCGCTCTGGTCTTTCCGATGTTCGCCGCCGAACGCCTGCTGCGGCGACGTCGTGGGCCGTCACCGGACCGCCTGCCGAGCGTGTCGCCGTGGCAGGACCGAGTCCTGCGAGGTCTGTGCCGGGTGGAGTCGCGGTGGCTGCGGCGACGCGATCTGGCGTACGGCTCCTCGATCCTGCTGGCTGCGACGAAGCCCTAG
- the rffA gene encoding dTDP-4-amino-4,6-dideoxygalactose transaminase has protein sequence MDPLIRFNVPWVAPDEKGLLIESLDSGKTSSSGPFSKLAAEMITAETRAAATLMTTSCTAALELSAMLLDIGEGDVVIVPSFTFTSSALAFVRAGARILFCDIEPATLGPDPGSVAELLADPTYGPAVKAVVTVHYAGIAGDLEALLKVLQERPDVALVEDNAHGLYGRWRDQPLGSFGRFATQSFHETKNFTCGEGGALVVRDEADVARAWICYDKGTDRQAFLQGQIDKYSWRDTGSSFGMADTLAASLVAQLRAREWVQEKRRGIFEGYLARLGPLVDDLGVTLPHVPADCLPAYHLFHVLLPEAERRREVMGAMKADGVNTTFHYVPLHDSDGGRAFAARPTECPVTTDVSSRLVRLPFHHHLTDTDLDRVVETFVRAVR, from the coding sequence ATGGACCCCCTGATCCGGTTCAACGTCCCCTGGGTCGCCCCGGACGAGAAGGGCCTGCTGATCGAATCGCTCGACAGCGGCAAGACCTCCTCCAGCGGCCCCTTCAGCAAACTCGCCGCCGAGATGATCACCGCCGAGACCCGGGCGGCCGCGACCCTGATGACCACCTCGTGCACGGCGGCGCTGGAGTTGAGCGCGATGCTGCTCGACATCGGCGAGGGCGACGTGGTGATCGTGCCGTCCTTCACCTTCACCTCGTCGGCGTTGGCGTTCGTACGCGCGGGGGCACGCATCCTCTTCTGCGACATCGAGCCGGCCACGCTCGGTCCCGATCCGGGCAGCGTGGCCGAGTTGTTGGCCGACCCGACGTACGGCCCGGCGGTCAAGGCGGTCGTGACGGTGCACTATGCGGGGATCGCGGGCGACCTGGAGGCTCTGTTGAAGGTGCTCCAGGAGCGGCCCGACGTGGCGTTGGTGGAGGACAACGCGCACGGGCTCTACGGCCGCTGGCGCGATCAGCCGCTGGGATCGTTCGGCCGGTTCGCCACCCAGAGCTTCCACGAGACCAAGAACTTCACCTGCGGTGAGGGCGGGGCGCTGGTCGTCCGCGACGAGGCCGACGTGGCGCGTGCCTGGATCTGCTACGACAAGGGCACCGACCGGCAGGCCTTCCTACAAGGCCAGATCGACAAGTACTCCTGGCGCGACACTGGCTCGTCGTTCGGGATGGCCGACACGTTGGCCGCGTCCCTGGTCGCCCAGCTCCGGGCCCGCGAGTGGGTCCAGGAGAAGCGCCGTGGGATCTTCGAGGGCTACCTCGCCAGGCTCGGCCCGCTCGTCGACGATTTGGGCGTGACGTTGCCGCACGTGCCCGCAGACTGCCTGCCGGCGTACCACCTCTTCCACGTGCTGCTGCCCGAGGCCGAGCGTCGTCGCGAGGTGATGGGCGCGATGAAGGCTGACGGGGTCAACACGACCTTCCACTATGTGCCGCTGCACGACTCCGACGGCGGCCGGGCCTTCGCCGCGCGTCCCACCGAATGCCCGGTGACGACCGACGTCAGCAGCCGGCTCGTACGCCTGCCGTTTCACCACCACCTCACCGACACCGATCTCGATCGAGTGGTCGAGACGTTCGTACGCGCGGTGCGATGA
- a CDS encoding sulfotransferase domain-containing protein — protein MTHRHLVIAGAQRCGTTYLRELLAAHPEISMAEPARPEPKAFLRDIDHRAYDETFFAHAREGNLLGDKSTSYLDAPDAAERIDATLGPQTKVIVQLRDPVARAVSHWAFSTQHGLETRPLDHALRENLAGPTPWDPSLTSTSPFGYLEGGSYADKLEPWLAIFGDRLRVTFLDELLSDPSPMLRWLGVAPTVNAPDGVVNASCVDVPELDRALQDRLRTHFAPADRRLAALLDRPLPWPNEGARWTP, from the coding sequence ATGACTCACAGGCACCTCGTGATCGCCGGGGCGCAACGCTGCGGCACCACCTACCTGCGCGAGTTGCTGGCCGCGCATCCCGAGATCTCGATGGCCGAACCCGCCCGCCCGGAGCCGAAGGCGTTCCTGCGCGACATCGACCACCGGGCGTACGACGAGACCTTCTTCGCGCACGCGCGCGAGGGCAACCTGCTGGGTGACAAGAGCACCAGCTATCTCGACGCACCCGACGCTGCCGAGCGGATCGACGCGACCCTCGGTCCGCAGACCAAGGTGATCGTGCAATTGCGCGACCCGGTCGCGCGCGCGGTGTCGCACTGGGCCTTCAGCACCCAGCACGGACTGGAGACCCGTCCGCTGGATCACGCGCTGCGCGAGAACCTCGCCGGCCCGACGCCCTGGGATCCGAGCCTCACCTCGACCTCACCTTTCGGCTATCTCGAAGGCGGCAGCTATGCCGACAAACTCGAGCCGTGGCTGGCGATCTTCGGCGATCGGTTGCGCGTGACGTTCCTCGACGAACTCCTCAGCGACCCGAGTCCGATGTTGCGCTGGCTCGGTGTGGCACCGACCGTGAACGCGCCGGACGGGGTCGTCAATGCGTCCTGCGTGGACGTCCCCGAGCTTGATCGGGCCTTGCAGGATCGGCTGCGTACGCATTTCGCACCAGCCGATCGGCGCCTCGCAGCACTGCTCGACCGCCCGCTCCCGTGGCCCAACGAAGGAGCCCGATGGACCCCCTGA
- a CDS encoding glycosyltransferase family 2 protein: MTTDDNLYSIVIPVFNSAAIVGTTIDRVQETFEAAGLRHQLILVNDGSTDGSWAVVAARAREHPGVIAINLLRNYGQHHANLAGLREARGDYVITMDDDLQNPPDQALLLIEKAREGDHDVVFGEFETKQARGYRRLGSKMISAINRRVFGQPPGLAVSNFRILRRDVVDRICASRTAHPYITGQALLYSSNRGNVTVRHDPRPVGKSTYSLLRITKLVMTILFSYSSFPLRLGAVLGFAVAGLSFLMGVGILLSRLFTDTNVPGWTSIMVMSAVFNGFTIALLSMLGEYVVRTLNAVSEPTAYHVAERIG; the protein is encoded by the coding sequence ATGACGACCGACGACAACCTCTATTCGATCGTCATCCCCGTCTTCAACAGCGCGGCGATCGTCGGCACCACCATCGACCGGGTGCAGGAGACCTTCGAGGCGGCCGGACTGCGCCACCAACTGATCCTGGTCAACGACGGCAGCACCGACGGCAGTTGGGCCGTGGTGGCCGCGCGCGCCCGAGAGCACCCCGGCGTCATCGCGATCAATCTGCTGCGCAACTACGGCCAGCACCATGCCAATCTCGCGGGGCTGCGCGAGGCCCGCGGCGACTACGTGATCACCATGGACGACGACCTGCAGAACCCTCCCGATCAGGCGCTGCTGCTGATCGAGAAGGCCCGCGAGGGCGACCACGATGTCGTCTTCGGCGAGTTCGAGACCAAACAGGCTCGCGGCTACCGCCGTCTCGGCTCGAAGATGATCAGCGCGATCAATCGTCGCGTCTTCGGCCAACCGCCGGGGCTGGCCGTCTCCAACTTCCGGATCCTGCGCCGCGACGTGGTCGACCGGATCTGCGCATCCCGCACCGCACACCCGTACATCACCGGGCAGGCGCTGCTCTACTCCAGCAACCGCGGCAACGTGACGGTGCGCCACGACCCACGTCCGGTGGGCAAGAGCACGTACTCCCTGCTGCGCATCACCAAACTGGTGATGACGATCCTCTTCAGCTATTCGTCGTTCCCGCTCCGGCTCGGCGCGGTGCTGGGTTTCGCGGTCGCCGGACTCTCCTTCCTGATGGGCGTCGGCATCTTGTTGAGCCGCCTGTTCACCGACACGAATGTGCCCGGTTGGACCTCGATCATGGTGATGTCGGCGGTCTTCAACGGCTTCACCATCGCGCTGCTGTCGATGCTGGGTGAGTACGTCGTACGCACTCTCAATGCGGTCAGCGAGCCGACGGCCTATCACGTGGCGGAGCGGATCGGGTGA
- a CDS encoding glycosyltransferase family 39 protein: protein MTEQARRRDPIGPLLALASAALFVARGFDGILSRDLALYAYAGQRVAAGDPPYVGVMNRSGPLAHLVPGFGAWWGDLVGMDDLLAMRLVMLVLSALTVWATYALARRVLDSRPAAAVAAFAIATIPGWIFYAAGGPREKTTMVLLLTLTLAALLARRWTAAGVCLALATLTWQPVFFPGAVTALAIALASAERLRALVRIAFGGMATTLAFVAYFLVVGALPEALDGFIRIHLAYTRQPGFGDDDGRIWEQTLNMLGMSTYILIAGLIALPLVTLVMLIQARLRRELDWNARFLIAATLGEIAGLAWSYRTFNGWADALVLVPYAVLGLAGVATLLVRHLPWRVGTVLAIAGCLALGAIGVQYVRSDSENFLPKQRAEIDRVLEVLPDATMVSIEAPQALVLAHRVNPSQHQMFRLGLQRFVNDTWPGGLRGYGDWIAQQRPDLVLVGQKAKYRWLMRTLDEDYTEFGKSPGWYWFVRNDVDDETLASLGDSVRG, encoded by the coding sequence GTGACGGAGCAGGCACGACGGCGCGATCCGATCGGGCCCCTGCTCGCCCTCGCCAGCGCCGCACTCTTCGTCGCCCGCGGCTTCGACGGGATCCTGTCCAGAGACCTCGCGCTCTATGCGTACGCCGGACAACGCGTGGCGGCGGGCGACCCGCCGTACGTCGGGGTGATGAACCGCTCTGGTCCGCTCGCCCATCTGGTGCCTGGCTTCGGTGCGTGGTGGGGCGACCTGGTCGGGATGGACGATCTGCTCGCCATGCGACTGGTGATGCTCGTGCTGTCGGCGCTCACCGTCTGGGCGACGTACGCCCTGGCCCGACGCGTGCTCGACTCCCGCCCGGCCGCTGCGGTGGCCGCGTTCGCGATCGCGACGATTCCCGGCTGGATCTTCTACGCCGCCGGTGGCCCGCGCGAGAAGACCACGATGGTGCTGTTGCTGACGCTCACGCTCGCCGCGTTGCTGGCCAGGCGCTGGACCGCCGCCGGCGTGTGCCTGGCCCTGGCGACTCTCACCTGGCAACCGGTGTTCTTCCCCGGGGCGGTGACGGCGCTCGCGATCGCCCTCGCTAGCGCGGAACGACTGAGGGCACTGGTCCGGATCGCGTTCGGCGGGATGGCGACCACCCTCGCGTTCGTGGCGTACTTCCTCGTGGTGGGAGCCCTGCCCGAGGCGCTCGACGGTTTCATCCGCATCCACCTCGCCTACACCAGGCAACCCGGCTTCGGCGACGACGACGGCCGGATCTGGGAGCAGACGCTCAACATGCTCGGCATGTCGACGTACATCCTGATCGCCGGTCTGATCGCACTGCCTCTCGTCACGCTCGTGATGCTGATCCAAGCAAGGTTGCGCCGCGAACTCGACTGGAACGCTCGCTTCCTGATCGCTGCCACCCTCGGGGAGATCGCCGGATTGGCCTGGAGTTATCGCACCTTCAACGGCTGGGCCGACGCGCTGGTGCTCGTGCCGTACGCCGTGCTGGGCCTCGCCGGAGTCGCCACACTGCTCGTACGCCACCTGCCGTGGCGCGTCGGGACGGTGCTGGCGATCGCCGGCTGCCTGGCGCTGGGTGCGATCGGCGTGCAGTACGTCCGCAGCGACTCGGAGAACTTCCTGCCCAAGCAGCGCGCAGAGATCGACCGGGTGTTGGAGGTGTTGCCCGACGCGACCATGGTGTCGATCGAGGCGCCCCAGGCCCTGGTGCTCGCACATCGGGTGAATCCCAGCCAGCACCAGATGTTCCGACTCGGCCTGCAACGCTTCGTCAACGACACCTGGCCGGGCGGTCTGCGCGGTTATGGCGACTGGATCGCGCAGCAGCGACCGGATCTGGTGCTGGTCGGCCAGAAGGCGAAGTACCGCTGGCTGATGCGCACCCTGGACGAGGACTACACAGAGTTCGGCAAGAGTCCCGGGTGGTACTGGTTCGTACGCAACGACGTCGACGACGAAACCCTGGCCTCTCTGGGTGATTCGGTCCGTGGCTGA
- a CDS encoding PH domain-containing protein: MSELPPDPQPEPTALPDEGWQRLDPRMLLVHPIRTLWGFMVPILIGFFGFRASDGNMPLWAIPMILIAPIVIGVVTWWRTEYRLTSTQFQQRKGLLSRQQLTAPLDRVRSVDLEASLLYRVLGLTKVKVGTGVEGGDIELDSLSVAQAEELRSVLLRRRGSVSTPLDRTGDEFDHPEDGLDRPAKADPPAEVLARIDWSWLRFAPFSLTRLVVLGGIVGLYFQFNDRVPVLDQNAVDGAWGRVSAIALPLLIAGIFLAALLGWLLISIGGYVVQWANLVLQREGDSIRLTSGLFTTRSITVEEARIRGVRLKEPPLLRLVKGAELSTYSTGLAGGVTDVLPPSPRHVNEAVGHAILDERHGEDNAYAMTVPVVSHGPRAHRRCHIREQWFTLFLAAVAVVSYATGWPGWMPTWALIAIPLAQLTLGLIGAELEYRGLGHALTPEHLVSRHGAYQRTREVLERDGIIGWEIKQNYFQRRVGLATLVATTAAGPDHVEIVDIPLDAAVRVAHRVTPAALQPFTVTSPASA; the protein is encoded by the coding sequence GTGAGCGAACTTCCCCCGGATCCCCAGCCCGAGCCGACCGCGCTGCCGGACGAGGGCTGGCAGCGACTCGATCCGCGCATGTTGCTGGTGCACCCCATCCGTACGCTCTGGGGGTTCATGGTCCCGATCCTGATCGGGTTCTTCGGGTTCCGCGCCAGTGACGGCAACATGCCGCTCTGGGCGATCCCGATGATCTTGATCGCGCCGATCGTCATCGGGGTCGTGACCTGGTGGCGTACGGAATATCGGCTGACGAGCACTCAGTTCCAGCAGCGCAAGGGCCTGCTGAGCCGCCAGCAACTCACCGCGCCACTGGATCGCGTACGCAGCGTCGACCTCGAAGCTTCCCTGCTGTATCGCGTGCTCGGGCTGACCAAGGTCAAGGTCGGCACCGGAGTCGAGGGTGGCGACATCGAACTGGACTCGCTGTCGGTGGCTCAAGCCGAGGAGTTGCGCTCGGTGTTGTTGCGGCGGCGGGGCAGCGTCTCGACTCCGCTCGACCGGACCGGCGACGAGTTCGACCACCCCGAGGACGGCCTCGACCGGCCCGCAAAAGCCGACCCACCCGCCGAGGTGCTCGCGCGGATCGACTGGTCGTGGCTGCGGTTCGCGCCCTTCAGCCTCACCCGCCTCGTGGTGTTGGGCGGCATCGTCGGCCTCTACTTCCAGTTCAACGATCGGGTGCCGGTGTTGGACCAGAACGCGGTCGACGGCGCCTGGGGCCGCGTGTCCGCCATCGCACTGCCGCTGCTGATCGCGGGCATCTTCCTCGCCGCGCTGCTCGGCTGGCTGCTTATCTCGATCGGCGGCTACGTCGTGCAGTGGGCCAACCTGGTGCTGCAACGCGAGGGCGACAGCATCCGGCTGACATCGGGGCTGTTCACCACCCGCTCGATCACCGTCGAGGAGGCGCGCATCCGAGGCGTACGCCTGAAGGAGCCGCCGCTGCTTCGGCTGGTCAAGGGCGCCGAGCTCAGCACCTACTCCACGGGCCTCGCCGGCGGGGTCACCGACGTCCTGCCGCCGTCTCCTCGCCACGTCAACGAGGCGGTCGGGCACGCGATCTTGGACGAGCGGCACGGGGAGGACAACGCGTACGCCATGACGGTCCCGGTCGTCTCGCACGGGCCACGCGCGCACCGACGCTGCCACATCCGCGAGCAGTGGTTCACCCTCTTCCTGGCCGCCGTGGCGGTGGTGTCGTACGCGACCGGCTGGCCCGGCTGGATGCCGACCTGGGCGCTGATCGCGATCCCGCTCGCACAACTGACCCTCGGCCTGATCGGCGCCGAGCTCGAATATCGCGGCCTCGGCCATGCGCTCACACCCGAGCACCTGGTCTCGCGCCACGGGGCATATCAGCGCACCCGCGAGGTGCTCGAGCGCGACGGGATCATCGGCTGGGAGATCAAGCAGAACTACTTCCAGCGCCGGGTGGGTCTGGCCACACTCGTCGCCACCACCGCTGCGGGACCCGACCACGTGGAGATCGTCGACATTCCGTTGGACGCGGCGGTCCGGGTCGCCCACCGGGTGACACCGGCAGCACTCCAGCCGTTCACGGTCACGTCACCAGCGTCTGCCTAG